aatgttttctgaatgTATCATCACTAGCTACATTAGTAGTAAAGATCGACTAGCTGACATTCTCAAAACATTGCTTAGGGGGGGTCCTGTATTGAATTTATTTGTAATAAGTTGGTCACTTATGACCTTTATGCTCCAACTTGAGGGAGGGGTGTTAATGTATAGTAATTAGTTTGTGGTTTGGGCCCTTAAACACGCACTTCTAAaatgtatatataaatatatttttacgTTCTCATGTAAGAATATCTTtctcataatatatatatatactagttccgtaacccgtgcgttgcacggaaattttatgttgtaatattttaataaataaataagctaTTCTTGTATAAGGCAATCCTGTAAAGatagatgaagagaaaaatgaaataaataattgtaattGTAATTATGTTGTGTACATCAAACATTTCCcaaaacttccttaaacactacatttacagtACTGGTCTGTTGTTTGCTCGCCTCATCgagtatacaaagtttaagaccttttcttgagcgtactctagaaagagctacatataactgaccatgagtgaagacgggcCTCGGAAGGAAGAGTCCAACCTGAGATAGTGCTTGTCCTTGACTCTTGTTTAtggtcatagcaaagcatattACAATTGGAAACTgccttcttctgaatttaattggaaatttggaatcagaaggaaccaagtccattcttaaaatgtgcactttgtcattGACATTTGTTCCggtgataacagttgcaccaataaaacgttcaccaagttcgtccacaattaacctggttccattgcataaacctgtTGTTTGgtatatatttctcaaaagcattattggagtaccaactttcaataaaAGTTTGTGGTTAGGCATTCCTGAAATTTTAGTGTCATTCAAAAATTCggtggtaaaccactcaccttggatttcagaatcctcatcagttcgcaaggcagagtcggagctcagatattcatgcTCTGGTGCAGTTATCATCccaagcatgtaagtgtttatcatttcaacagcctctagtgtaggggccaatattgccctatcttgaaagaattgagggtctttcattttgtgcgcaaggtcaggatatgtatatctaatcaattccattaatgggtCAGGACTATTTGGGATGAGCAGATCTGGCGGGATTTGGACATCGTACTCTCCTGCTCCGGAATCTGGATGGTCgccatttccaattttaagaatccaatctacaaagtctttgatttcttttgcttcatcagcCGTCTCAGCTGCGGTTAGGCGCATGTTCTTAGtcaatttcataactttgcaGTGTTTCGACAATAAGGAAGAGTTTATAGTAGATTCGACGATTTCCTGTCTACTTCCTCTAATTATTACAtgtagtatttgtctaaaatcacctccaagtattattacttttcctccaaaaggcTTATGAGCGTTATCTTCATTTTTCGACCTCATTAAATCTCGAAGTGTAACGTCTAAAGCTTCGAAACAATACTTTTTTaacattggagcttcatccTATATAATAAGACTTGTTTCAAGTAGAAGCTTTGCTCGTAGACTTCCCTGCTTTATATTACACGTCGAGGTCTTTGTAGCATCTAATGGAATGCAGAATTTAGAATGAGTTGTTCTGCTTCcaggcaagagtaatgatgctatGCCACTGGAAGCAACTCATTTGGATCTAAGTGACGCCGATAAAGTGTTCCACACAAAAGTCTTTCCAGTTCCACCATATccatataaaaagtagaagccACCTGAGTTTGACAACACAGATGTGACAACCCTCTCATATACAGACTTTTGCTCAGGTGTAAGCATACTAAGCAACTCTTCATATTGTACCTTTAATGCATCTTTGTCATAGTTTAATTCATCAACAATAAATCTATTGTCAAATTGCaggacttcatcatattctggAGTTGGCAAACATGGGTAATCATTTAATGACCTACCATTTCTTTGGAgcaacttctcaatttcaatgatacataaatttttcaaatcagatatgcgATTCGTAGGCCTATAGTCGAGAATAAAGattaacaaattatttttaactgTATCTAATATAACTTATGTTGTTCACAGATAATTCATTAATTATATTGAGCAATGTGATTTTTTAAAGTTTtgaatttcaattaaattaaatccaaGCAATAATTAACTTATTATAACAACATttcaaatcttaataatatcACTTGTAAAATTTCGTACCTGGATTATGCAATTCTTTTCTTCTATGGTGTAGAATGCCTTCTGATAAGAGTAGCCAGCATGCTTCCCAAACATCAAtaggttttgagattgaattcatcATCAACATTCTTACAAAGAGTTTCCTCATTTGTTCTCCGAAAGCTAAATCAGAGACTTCTTTAATTGCATCAATATATTCTTTGTCATATGTTAGCAATCCCAATTGATCGCATGCTTCCTTAAAAGTATCATATGTTATTCCCTTCACTGTTCTGATACTTCTATATGATGTACAACCCTTTTGCATAGTTAGTAGGATTCTCATGTAATATAACTCACCGATTCCTGGAGGGATATACTGTAGTCTACCAATTTTAAAACCCCTCTTTCTTGGTTTCTAGATTCTAtcttttttatgataaacaaaTCTACTGAGAAATTCAGCATGTTAGATACTGCCCTTCTCGGTATTTTTCATTAGCTGCAAACCAAGCCATAAACATTGTGGATTTTGTACCACTCTTTTCTAGAACATCTCCAACGTCTTCGTCATCATTATAGTAAACCAAATATTCATTTGGGAGatgaaaatttagtttttgCACAGACGGCCATCGTTTGTGTATGGTAAAGCCAAATGTAGTCAAATGTTCTCCAAGCTGCCTCACACGGAGATAGATAATGACAATCATGATATTTTTTTACCTCATCCACTGGCTTTTTCGCTTGAGCATCGTTGTCCTTATGTGAAATTTCAAGCATTGCTCGGTCTGCGcctttgttgatatatttgaacaaatattttatagcaTTGGACTTGTTACAATACTCCACATTTATGTGAGCTTGATACCTCATAAGGAGCGTGGGATTGTAAGGCACAACATACCTGCAATGTCGGTTATGGCGAATATAGATTACATTTGTAATAAATAACATATCTGatgtatttttcattttttcacgaagttatattttttcaaattggTATCAATTTAGTTTACTCGGAATGCATATTACATTTGTAAAAAATTGCATACCTGTTATCTATTTCAATGTCTTTTTTCTTGATTACAATCCCTGTTTGCCTTCTTTTATACTGCGGATAGCCTTCTTCGTCAATCGTTGtggtgttttgaaatttttttgaaaagaatttAGTGTACCTACCCTTCTCCATGCATGGTGATTTTTTATTTGCACTACCACACGGTCCATGTATCATGAAGTTAGAAACTACAACGTGCAATTTGGGATATAACACTGGATCGGGAAGCTCGGCAGAGATGACTTTGTCAATGTCGTCCCCAgttttcaacttattttctcCTTGCAACCAAATCAGTATGTGCGCGTGAGGAAGTCCTCTTTTCTGAAATTCAATTGTATGCATAcctaaaaaaacatattaatgattaaaaaaaattctgtaACAGCTTCACATCATGTAGCTTATTCTAAATTAGAAAcatattatttttctaaaaatataacaaaaaagtAGAATAATTCAAAAGTTTTAATTGATTAGAGACGTGGAACATGTTAACTGAGCAATAAATTACACAACATAAGTGAGGCATAGTAATGTAGTGAGAATGTATTACGCACCTGCATTCACTTTTCCAAATAAATGACCATTTTTGAAATCTTTCATCAGCTGATTCACCTTCATCTTAAAAATGCGAACTAAAATATATGGACGCTCATATAGGCGAGATCCTCTCGACTCAACAAACGACTTGATTTCTGGCCAATTGGCGTTGCATGTCATAATTATGAACAAATCTGGATATCCAAATCTCTTGCATATTGCCAGAGCGTCTTGAAAATTATTGAACATGTATCGTGTGCTTCACATATATGAAGCTGGCAATATGATGCGCTTTCCAGTTGTTGTAGCCTCGGTGTCGCCCCTAGCTACTGCGTCATGTAATCCAGAATAAACCTCAGCTCTGatcttattttgattaaatCTCAACCAATTTAACCGTTGAGATTCTATCATGGTATATGCATCAACGATAAATTGTTGAAAGAGTCGTCCAACACGAATTACATTGATGTATTCAATGCGTCTATCCTGAATACGAAAAGTAACAAAGTCTTTAAGAGTAACTGAGTCCCTTTTTGTTATATTGATCCTCCACGACATGTTCCCTGTATGGGATGTCTTCTTGATAGCCATCTTCTCCATGTGGAAATAACAAAGGATACTGCAGGGGGATTTAAGAAACATGATTCGTGCAACCTTGTGAATGCACCTGTAGTGTCCTTTACAACAACATCTCGTTCGTAGTCTAAATTATTAAAGTCTCCCACAATCAAGGCAACCACTTCATCAACTGTGGGTATGTTGTACAACCGTGCATCTTTATTTCTTCCTCTGAATAATCTAAGACAAAATTTTTGAGG
This is a stretch of genomic DNA from Lotus japonicus ecotype B-129 chromosome 1, LjGifu_v1.2. It encodes these proteins:
- the LOC130747313 gene encoding uncharacterized protein LOC130747313; this encodes MLKKYCFEALDVTLRDLMRSKNEDNAHKPFGGKVIILGGDFRQILHVIIRGSRQEIVESTINSSLLSKHCKVMNSDSALRTDEDSEIQGEWFTTEFLNDTKISGMPNHKLFGTNVNDKVHILRMDLVPSDSKFPIKFRRRQFPIVICFAMTINKSQGQALSQVGLFLPRPVFTHGQLYVAL